CACGTGAACGTGGGCACCATCGGGCACGTCGACCACGGCAAGACTACGCTGACCGCGGCGATCACCTTCACGGCGGCCGCGATGGACCCCACCATCGAGACCCTGGCCTACGA
The sequence above is a segment of the Deinococcus budaensis genome. Coding sequences within it:
- a CDS encoding GTP-binding protein produces the protein MAKGTFERTKPHVNVGTIGHVDHGKTTLTAAITFTAAAMDPTIETLAY